One Thunnus albacares chromosome 12, fThuAlb1.1, whole genome shotgun sequence genomic region harbors:
- the gtpbp4 gene encoding nucleolar GTP-binding protein 1: protein MALYNFKKIMVVPTAKDFIDITLSKTQRKTPTVVHKHYQIHRIRHFYMRKVKFTQQNYHDRLTQILTDFPKLDDIHPFYADLMNVLYDKDHYKLALGQINIAKNLIDNVAKDYVRLMKYGDSLYRCKQLKRAALGRMCTILKRQKSSLEYLEQVRQHLSRLPTIDPNTRTLLLCGYPNVGKSSFINKVTRADVDVQPYAFTTKSLFVGHMDYRYLRWQVVDTPGILDHPLEDRNTIEMQAITALAHLRAAVLYVMDTSEQCGHTLQEQLELFNNIRPLFANKPLIIVANKCDVKKITELSEENQKIFADLTAEGIPVIETSTLTEEGVMQVKNEACDRLLAHRVDNKMKGKKVHDVLNRLHLAMPAKRDEKERPPFIPEGALMRRKAMEVDAPKRKLERDLEMELGDDYILDLQKYWDLMNEDEKHDKIPEVWEGHNIADYIDPDIMKKLEELEKEEELKERAGEYDSDEESEDEEMQEIRVLAKQIREKKQLIVMESKEKDVHGPRMPRTATKVERKKLEKQMGDLGLDMDDKDESHYAQQARRSRSVTKKRKREASAPPTSKTRSQSASRPPRDQSGLRDPKMAKKAKKMMKNSQKGMNRQGKKGESDRHVFDLKPKHLLAGKRKSGTTDRR, encoded by the exons ATGGCACTTTATAATTTCAAGAAGATTATGGTGGTTCCCACCGCCAAG GATTTCATCGACATCACTTTATCCAAAACCCAAAGGAAGACGCCAACGGTGGTACACAAACATTACCAGATCCACCGTATCCGACACTTTTACATGCGAAAGGTGAAATTCACCCAGCAGAACTACCATGACCGACTCACACAGATCCTCACCGACTTCCCCAAGCTGGAC gACATCCATCCGTTCTACGCTGATCTGATGAACGTGTTGTATGACAAAGACCATTATAAGTTGGCTTTGGGGCAGATAAACATCGCCAAGAATTTGATTGACAA TGTTGCCAAAGACTACGTGCGTCTGATGAAGTACGGAGATTCTCTGTATCGGTGTAAACAGCTGAAGAGAGCAGCTCTGGGTCGTATGTGCACCATCCTGAAACGTCAGAAATCCAGTCTGGAGTATCTGGAACAAG TGCGTCAGCATCTGTCTCGTTTGCCGACCATCGACCCGAACACGAGGACCCTGCTTCTCTGTGGCTACCCCAACGTTGGCAAGTCCAGTTTCATCAATAAg GTGACCAGAGCAGATGTTGACGTTCAGCCTTATGCCTTCACCACCAAGTCTCTGTTTGTGGGTCACATGGACTACAGATACCTGCGCTGGCAG gtggtgGACACCCCCGGTATCCTGGACCACCCTCTGGAGGACAGGAACACCATCGAGATGCAGGCCATCACGGCTCTGGCTCACCTGCGAGCGGCGGTCCTCTACGTCATGGACACGTCCGAGCAGTGCGGTCACACTCTGCAGGAACAGCTGGAGCTCTTCAACAACATCCGACCGCTGTTCGCCAACAAG cctctcaTCATCGTGGCCAACAAATGTGACGTGAAGAAGATCACTGAACTGTCCGAGGAGAACCAG AAAATCTTTGCGGACCTCACCGCTGAGGGAATCCCAGTCATCGAGACCAGCACCCTGACTGAGGAGGGAGTCATGCAGGTTAAAAACGAG GCCTGCGATCGGCTCCTCGCCCACCGCGTCGACAACAAGATGAAGGGCAAGAAGGTCCACGATGTTCTCAACCGGCTCCACCTGGCCATGCCCGCCAAGAGAGACGAGAAG GAGAGGCCTCCGTTCATCCCAGAGGGAGCGTTGATGCGCAGGAAAGCCATGGAGGTGGACGCACCCAAACGCAAACTG GAGAGAGATCTGGAGATGGAGCTCGGAGACGATTACATTCTGGACCTACAGA aatattggGATCTGATGAATGAAGATGAGAAGCATGATAAGATCCCGGAGGTCTGGGAAGGCCACAACATCGCTGATTACATTGATCCTGACATCATGAAG AAACTAGAGGAgctggagaaagaggaggagctgaaggaGCGGGCCGGCGAGTACGACTCGGACGAGGAGAGCGAGGACGAGGAGATGCAGGAGATCCGCGTTCTGGCCAAACAGATCCGCGAGAAGAAGCAGCTCATAGTCATGGAGTCCAAAGAAAAGGACGTGCACGGGCCGCGCATGCCCAGGACCGCCACCAAG GTTGAGAGGAAGAAGCTTGAGAAGCAGATGGGTGATCTCGGTCTGGATATGGACGACAAGGACGAG AGTCACTACGCGCAACAGGCCCGGCGGTCCCGCAGCGTCACCAAGAAACGAAAGCGTGAAGCTTCGGCACCTCCGACCTCCAAAACACGCAGCCAGAGCGCCTCCCGTCCACCACGAGACCAGTCCGGTCTGCGAGACCCGAAG ATGGCAAAGAAGGCcaagaagatgatgaagaacTCCCAGAAAGGCATGAACCGCCAAGGCAAGAAGGGAGAGTCGGACAGACACGTGTTTGACCTGAAACCTAAACACCTCCTGGCCGGGAAGAGGAAGTCTGGAACCACCGATCGCAGATAA